From the Musa acuminata AAA Group cultivar baxijiao chromosome BXJ3-1, Cavendish_Baxijiao_AAA, whole genome shotgun sequence genome, the window AGGTTATATACTTGCAATCTCCAGGAATTGAAGCAGCAGCTTTCGGTGAGCATTCAAAGACACCTATGTCGTTAGGTTTTTTGTGTTATTTTGCATGAAATTGATTCTAGTTTCCTAGTCGGACTTACTTTCAGAAAACCAAAAGCATCAatacttgtttttcttttttatttgcttGGAGAAGTGACTTCAATTTATTCGATGATGTTCCTGTTCAGAGATTGTCTGTTTTGTGTGACATACCTATTTCCTACATTGCACAATCCACAAACCATTCTTTTAGATGTTATCCTGCATGGTTAAAAGGTCTAGTATGATACTGTAAATATTTAATTCTGGTTGGGCCAAGCGCATGTTCAGTTTCTGGAAGAAAAAGAAGTTTAGGCTTAAGAACAATTATGTGTCAATACTAACATCTTGTAATCACAGCATCCCTGGtcgttatgagtcattttggaaGGAGCTTGACGGAGTGAAGCACATATGGAGAAACAGAAAGGAGCTTAAAGTTGAGGATGCTGGCATCGCAGCATTGTTCGGGCTTGAATTATATGCATGGTTCTGTGTTGGTGAGATAGTTGGAAGAGGGTTCACTTTCACTGGCTACTATGTTTAGAACCCCTGGTTATGAAGCAAGTTGACAATATCCCGGATTAAATTTTTATTGTTGGATGATGAGTTTTTGACCTCATTTTTGATCCTTGCCCATAAATTCATTAAGCT encodes:
- the LOC135583469 gene encoding uncharacterized protein LOC135583469; translated protein: MASKLHQLRSKAVQASEFVAKNGCAYYRELLEKNKQYIVQPPTIEKCQELSKQLFYTRLASIPGRYESFWKELDGVKHIWRNRKELKVEDAGIAALFGLELYAWFCVGEIVGRGFTFTGYYV